In a single window of the Antedon mediterranea chromosome 1, ecAntMedi1.1, whole genome shotgun sequence genome:
- the LOC140050982 gene encoding CD209 antigen-like protein D, with the protein MSWSEARSNCLALGADLVVVRNQEENDFLYANIPVGGKLWLGISDVENFGFGEPNNAGYDEDCVELGFKGSSKWNDISCNRSVAYVCEIIQQQDPYLTFY; encoded by the exons ATGTCTTGGTCAGAGGCTAGGTCAAACTGTTTGGCCCTAGGTGCAGACTTGGTGGTGGTCAGGAACCAAGAAGAAAATGACTTTCTTTACGCTAACATTCCTGTGGGTGGAAAGCTATGGCTAGGCATATCGGATGTGGAGA ATTTCGGTTTTGGTGAACCAAATAATGCTGGATATGATGAAGACTGTGTAGAACTTGGTTTTAAAGGATCCAGTAAATGGAATGATATATCTTGCAATCGAAGCGTCGCTTATGTGTGTGAAATAA TTCAACAACAAGATCCTTACCTtactttttactaa